Sequence from the Crassostrea angulata isolate pt1a10 chromosome 9, ASM2561291v2, whole genome shotgun sequence genome:
AGGTTAAGACCAGTTGTCTTCTCAATCACCGGACAGAATGATTGCGTGCCGGCTTCGTACCCAGTTTGGTTACGGTTGTTGAAGCACGTGTCCGTTTCGACATCAATGTTGTTTCCCTCTCCGATGAAGGTTGCCACTTGGCCGGCAAACTTCTGATTCTCAACCATGGATTTTTCATTTAGTTCTATCATTTTTTCACATTGcttattgattttgttgttgattatAGTTAAACTGGGAGCACGAATATCAAGACAAGCCATTAACATCTGAACGTCAGTTCCTCCCATTTTGGATTTAACGGTGGCCATAGAGAGGCCTTCATTTAAGCAGCCTGCGGCGGGACCTCTTTTGTTGCTTGTACACTCGGTGTACAGTTTATGCACACCGGTATCAAAACCACAGTTTGTGCAGCTCGCCTGCAGACATACACACAATCCTTTTCGCTTAGCAATTGCCACATTGAAACTGTCTTGTCGCCTGCAGTTATGGCTAATGCTTGATTTAATGAATTCTTTTAACTTACAGAAgttaacaattatattttctgaTGAATTGTCTAACGGTTCATCCTCTTTTCTTTCATGTTTAGGTCTTAGCTTTCCTGGAAGGGTATTTGGAGGACCCTCATACTTTAGAATTGAAGCGTCATAGATTGCTTTCTCCGGACGACACACAGGGATATTGACAGAGGTGGACTCTGTGCAAGGAACACTGCTGATAGGCTGCTGATCCTTATTCCAAGGTAGGTGTCCCTTTAGAAATGTAGTCTTGcgtgttttcttctttttgccTTGCCTGTGTCTATCAGTTCTAGGCATGTTGAAAATCATTTAACAGCATAGTCCCTCATTCATGATTGTTTACATtgtgatgatacatgtatgtgattatgacgtcatgtatATTGTGACATCATCAATGCAtttgcattgtgacgtcatagcatgtcatcaatcaatcaatcaatcaatcaatatatatatatatatatatatatatatgtatatgtatatgtacatgtatatacatgtatgtgtatgtgtatatacatgtatgtgtgtgaTGACACTCTATGGACATTTGAGGCATTCTTTTATTTCAACACAATTTCACATAGAATCATCACTCATGTGTTCATAATTCAACAAATGTAAATCTAAAACAACAGAATGTGTAGTTGGAGGaattatttaatatgtactGAAGCATGTCATCAATATTCACACATGCAGTTCAATTCACGGTGTTCTTTTTATTAGATAAAATGAGATAATGTGAGTTGATGGTCAGTTCTGAATTCTTGACTGTTCAGTCTTGTTTGTTGGGTCAGTCAATGTCTTGGACATGTCGTACTAAAATACCAATTTCTCGGCCATTTCTTGACTATATTGAATGCTGcatacaccaaaatgtttgtaatttgtAGTTCCAAATGTGGATGAATGGCATGCTGAGTGACATAGTCCATTAAAATTTCTTGAGAACAACACAGATTTTGGTGCATATGTAAAAACTCTGTGATGCAAGCTCTCACATTGATTGGTTGTATATAGATTagcaattttattcaaaatttcagTTGTCAGGGACTTATTCATAACCGATTCCAGCTTGCGGCGGTCTTCTGTGACCAGACTTAAGTAACTTCCATATGGAAGATACTGAGTACTGAAGGACTCCAGGTGAGCATTGCAGGCCAGGGATCTCTCTGCACAATAAGTGTGAGATCCACTGAAGCATGTCACAATGTTCTTCATAGCCATCAGTGCCCTGGTCACAAAAGCCCCCTCTGCTGGGTACTTCTTTTTAATCCTGACTAGTTCGAGTCTTACTCTCGACCGGATACATGTTGCCAATTTTTGGCGAAAGATGTCTTGATCGTAACCGGCCGGGAGTTTTAAGAACTGTATGGATTTCACTTTTTTCTGAATTGTGCGTAGTCGGTGAACAAAACATTGGAAGTACTTGATaacgatttcattttttttcccaacTTCTCTAACAACCTTGCTGATTTGAGAGCTTGCATCACTAGTTAAGGATTTTATGGATACAATTTTGAGATCATGAATCTTTTGCAAGTTTTTAGTGGTCAGTTTTGATTCACTGGAGGAGATAGACTCATCAGGGTTGTAGGTCAGTGAACATTTGTTGTTCTCATGGGTgcacatgtttatttttgaacacAGTTTGCTCGCAGTGGCCATTGCAATTGGGAGGTTAAGACCAGTTGTCTTCTCAATCACCGGACAGAATGATTGCGTGCCGGCTTCGTACCCAGTTTGGTTACGGTTGTTGAAGCACGTGTCCGTTTCGACATCAATGTTGTTTCCCTCTCCGATGAAGGTTGCCACTTGGCCGGCAAACTTCTGATTCTCAACCATGGATTTTTCATTTAGTTCTATCATTTTTTCACATTGcttattgattttgttgttgattatAGTTAAACTGGGAGCACGAATATCAAGACAAGCCATTAACATCTGAACGTCAGTTCCTCCCATTTTGGATTTAACGGTGGCCATAGAGAGGCCTTCATTTAAGCAGCCTGCGGCGGGACCTCTTTTGTTGCTTGTACACTCGGTGTACAGTTTATGCACACCGGTATCAAAACCACAGTTTGTGCAGCTCGCCTGCAGACATACACACAATCCTTTTCGCTTAGCAATTGCCACATTGAAACTGTCTTGTCGCCTGCAGTTATGGCTAATGCTTGATTTAATGAATTCTTTTAACTTACAGAAgttaacaattatattttctgaTGAATTGTCTAACGGTTCATCCTCTTTTCTTTCATGTTTAGGTCTTAGCTTTCCTGGAAGGGTATTTGGAGGACCCTCATACTTTAGAATTGAAGCGTCATAGATTGCTTTCTCCGGACGACACACAGGGATATTGACAGAGGTGGACTCTGTGCAAGGAACACTGCTGATAGGCTGCTGATCCTTATTCCAAGGTAGGTGTCCCTTTAGAAATGTAGTCTTGcgtgttttcttctttttgccTTGCCTGTGTCTATCAGTTCTAGGCATGTTGAAAATCATTTAACAGCATAGTCCCTCATTCATGATTGTTTACATtgtgatgatacatgtatgtgattatgacgtcatgtatATTGTGACATCATCAATGCAtttgcattgtgacgtcatagcatgtcatcaatcaatcaatcaatcaatcaatatatatatatatatatatatatatatatatgtatatgtatatgtacatgtatatacatgtatgtgtatgtgtatatacatgtatgtgtgtgaTGACACTCTATGGACATTTGAGGCATTCTTTTATTTCAACACAATTTCACATAGAATCATCACTCATGTGTTCATAATTCAACAAATGTAAATCTAAAACAACAGAATGTGTAGTTGGAGGaattatttaatatgtactGAAGCATGTCATCAATATTCACACATGCAGTTCAATTCACGGTGTTCTTTTTATTAGATAAAATGAGATAATGTGAGTTGATGGTCAGTTCTGAATTCTTGACTGTTCAGTCTTGTTTGTTGGGTCAGTCAATGTCTTGGACATGTCGTACTAAAATACCAATTTCTCGGCCATTTCTTGACTATATTGAATGCTGcatacaccaaaatgtttgtaatttgtAGTTCCAAATGTGGATGAATGGCATGCTGAGTGACATAGTCCATTAAAATTTCTTGAGAACAACACAGATTTTGGTGCATATGTAAAAACTCTGTGATGCAAGCTCTCACATTGATTGGTTGTATATAGATTagcaattttattcaaaatttcagTTGTCAGGGACTTATTCATAACCGATTCCAGCTTGCGGCGGTCTTCTGTGACCAGACTTAAGTAACTTCCATATGGAAGATACTGAGTACTGAAGGACTCCAGGTGAGCATTGCAGGCCAGGGATCTCTCTGCACAATAAGTGTGAGATCCACTGAAGCATGTCACAATGTTCTTCATAGCCATCAGTGCCCTGGTCACAAAAGCCCCCTCTGCTGGGTACTTCTTTTTAATCCTGACTAGTTCGAGTCTCACTCTCGACCGGATACATGTTGCCAATTTTTGGCGAAAGATGTCTTGATCGTAACCGGCCGGGAGTTTAAAGAACTGTATGGATTTCACTTTTTTCTGAATTGTGCGTAGTCGGTGAACAAAACATTGGAAGTACTTGATaacgatttcattttttttcccaacTTCTCTAACAACCTTGCTGATTTGAGAGCTTGCATCACTAGTTAAGGATTTTATGGATACAATTTTGAGATCATGAATCTTTTGCAAGTTTTTAGTGGTCAGTTTTGATTCACTGGAGGAGATAGACTCATCAGGGTTGTAGGTCAGTGAACATTTGTTGTTCTCATGGGTgcacatgtttatttttgaacacAGTTTGCTCGCAGTGGCCATTGCAATTGGGAGGTTAAGACCAGTTGTCTTCTCAATCACCGGACAGAATGATTGCGTGCCGGCTTCGTACCCAGTTTGGTTACGGTTGTTGAAGCACGTGTCCGTTTCGACATCAATGTTGTTTCCCTCTCCGATGAAGGTTGCCACTTGGCCGGCAAACTTCTGATTCTCAACCATGGATTTTTCATTTAGTTCTATCATTTTTTCACATTGcttattgattttgttgttgattatAGTTAAACTGGGAGCACGAATATCAAGACAAGCCATTAACATCTGAACGTCAGTTCCTCCCATTTTGGATTTAACGGTGGCCATAGAGAGGCCTTCATTTAAGCAGCCTGCGGCGGGACCTCTTTTTTTGCTTGTACACTCGGTGTACAGTTTATGCACACCGGTATCAAAACCACAGTTTGTGCAGCTCGCCTGCAGACATACACACAATCCTTTTCGCTTAGCAATTGCCACATTGAAACTGTCTTGTCGCCTGCAGTTATGGCTAATGCTTGATTTAATGAATTCTTTTAACTTACAGAAgttaacaattatattttctgaTGAATTGTCTAACGGTTCATCCTCTTTTCTTTCATGTTTAGGTCTTAGCTTTCCTGGAAGGGTATTTGGAGGACCCTCATACTTTAGAATTGAAGCGTCATAGATTGCTTTCTCCGGACGACACACAGGGATATTGACAGAGGTGGACTCTGTGCAAGGAACACTGCTGATAGGCTGCTGATCCTTATTCCAAGGTAGGTGTCCCTTTAGAAATGTAGTCTTGcgtgttttcttctttttgccTTGCCTGTGTCTATCAGTTCTAGGCATGTTGAAAATCATTTAACAGCATAGTCCCTCATTCATGATTGTTTACATtgtgatgatacatgtatgtgattatgacgtcatgtatATTGTGACATCATCAATGCAtttgcattgtgacgtcatagcatgtcatcaatcaatcaatcaatcaatcaatatatatatatatatatatatatatatatatatatgtatatgtatatgtacatgtatatacatgtatgtgtatgtgtatatacatgtatgtgtgtgaTGACACTCTATGGACATTTGAGGCATTCTTTTATTTCAACACAATTTCACATAGAATCATCACTCATGTGTTCATAATTCAACAAATGTAAATCTAAAACAACAGAATGTGTAGTTGGAGGaattatttaatatgtactGAAGCATGTCATCAATATTCACACATGCAGTTCAATTCACGGTGTTCTTTTTATTAGATAAAATGAGATAATGTGAGTTGATGGTCAGTTCTGAATTCTTGACTGTTCAGTCTTGTTTGTTGGGTCAGTCAATGTCTTGGACATGTCGTACTAAAATACCAATTTCTCGGCCATTTCTTGACTATATTGAATGCTGcatacaccaaaatgtttgtaattttgTCCTCTTTGCATCTAAGCATTACAAAGTAGCATacagaaatgttttatttcctttaaggtagctaaacacagtttcgtataaaatccaggGGGGTTTTCCCCAGTGAATAGcatgatgggtagggattttcctGCTATTTTTGTGCGGTATAcatgaaataatttcttttttattttcagttgcaTAGAATATAGTCTTATCTTTAGAatagatgtaaaaaatatgcagaaatgtttttaaaattaattttgtgagtCTCTGATATAGAGGGAGGTAACTCGATAAACATCCGGATTTTACATTTGCAGGATTTCATGTCTTGAGTAGCAGGTAAtatagctctttaaa
This genomic interval carries:
- the LOC128162490 gene encoding uncharacterized protein LOC128162490: MIFNMPRTDRHRQGKKKKTRKTTFLKGHLPWNKDQQPISSVPCTESTSVNIPVCRPEKAIYDASILKYEGPPNTLPGKLRPKHERKEDEPLDNSSENIIVNFCKLKEFIKSSISHNCRRQDSFNVAIAKRKGLCVCLQASCTNCGFDTGVHKLYTECTSNKRGPAAGCLNEGLSMATVKSKMGGTDVQMLMACLDIRAPSLTIINNKINKQCEKMIELNEKSMVENQKFAGQVATFIGEGNNIDVETDTCFNNRNQTGYEAGTQSFCPVIEKTTGLNLPIAMATASKLCSKINMCTHENNKCSLTYNPDESISSSESKLTTKNLQKIHDLKIVSIKSLTSDASSQISKVVREVGKKNEIVIKYFQCFVHRLRTIQKKVKSIQFLKLPAGYDQDIFRQKLATCIRSRVRLELVRIKKKYPAEGAFVTRALMAMKNIVTCFSGSHTYCAERSLACNAHLESFSTQYLPYGSYLSLVTEDRRKLESVMNKSLTTEILNKIANLYTTNQCESLHHRVFTYAPKSVLFSRNFNGLCHSACHSSTFGTTNYKHFGVCSIQYSQEMAEKLVF
- the LOC128162335 gene encoding uncharacterized protein LOC128162335; protein product: MIFNMPRTDRHRQGKKKKTRKTTFLKGHLPWNKDQQPISSVPCTESTSVNIPVCRPEKAIYDASILKYEGPPNTLPGKLRPKHERKEDEPLDNSSENIIVNFCKLKEFIKSSISHNCRRQDSFNVAIAKRKGLCVCLQASCTNCGFDTGVHKLYTECTSKKRGPAAGCLNEGLSMATVKSKMGGTDVQMLMACLDIRAPSLTIINNKINKQCEKMIELNEKSMVENQKFAGQVATFIGEGNNIDVETDTCFNNRNQTGYEAGTQSFCPVIEKTTGLNLPIAMATASKLCSKINMCTHENNKCSLTYNPDESISSSESKLTTKNLQKIHDLKIVSIKSLTSDASSQISKVVREVGKKNEIVIKYFQCFVHRLRTIQKKVKSIQFFKLPAGYDQDIFRQKLATCIRSRVRLELVRIKKKYPAEGAFVTRALMAMKNIVTCFSGSHTYCAERSLACNAHLESFSTQYLPYGSYLSLVTEDRRKLESYDMSKTLTDPTNKTEQSRIQN